From a region of the Colias croceus chromosome 30, ilColCroc2.1 genome:
- the LOC123704644 gene encoding uncharacterized protein LOC123704644 isoform X2, with protein MSAQKCVVEGCNLEYDVVCSFSFYNVNTTSDTDDKRQDWIEGAMQEESECLWRHVNLQLCGYHFELDAQGLWIDSPMLPELLTPQEQAAPAQQTPEQKKAADIIRIEHNYSMESCKKEPEAISRLNVRQLVDTLGYLSLKNLQKKQLWVVKVESDKAEASITQSEQVITKMPDPKQIIEIIPQTSTSHEQTEGEIDPNLQNQTEVLQIMDDGNISDNFIYEIAEEQEITMEEVKEIPASEHQEWTVNIIPDDTKPKYAYIKHCNSGKKKRHFTTEMNEITLHGDFENYYILPDVDPSVGVEITTSYEPESFIVEEYPHLVLEERPRKSREERKRKKKSPSVREQVKQIKTEIGEDWVVENNIYDQDTSEDYDDKKAARVRRKNKKYLGINGLK; from the exons ATGAGTGCTCAAAAATGCGTTGTAGAGGGCTGCAATTTGGAATATGATGTGGTCTGCAGCTTTTCCTTCTACAA tgtcAATACCACATCGGACACAGATGACAAACGACAGGACTGGATCGAGGGTGCTATGCAGGAGGAGAGCGAGTGCCTCTGGAGGCATGTTAACTTGCAGCTGTGCGG GTACCATTTCGAGTTAGACGCCCAAGGGCTATGGATCGACTCGCCGATGCTGCCCGAGCTGCTCACGCCGCAGGAACAAGCGGCGCCGGCGCAGCAAACGCCGGAGCAGAAGAAAG cgGCCGACATAATACGCATAGAACACAACTACAGTATGGAGTCGTGTAAAAAAGAGCCCGAGGCGATATCTCGCCTTAACGTGAGGCAACTCGTCGATACTTTGGGTTATCT aTCACTAAAGAACCTACAGAAGAAACAGCTGTGGGTTGTTAAAGTTGAGAGTGACAAAGCGGAGGCCTCCATCACACAGTCGGAGCAGGTGATCACTAAGATGCCCGATCCCAAGCAGATTATTGAG atcATACCGCAAACATCGACAAGCCACGAGCAAACAGAAGGCGAAATTGACCCGAATCTACAGAACCAAACCGAAGTCCTGCAAATAATGGACGACGGGAACATCTCCGATAATTTCATATACGAAATAGCTGAAGAACAAGAGATAACTATGGAGGAAGTAAAGGAAATTCCTGCGTCCGAACATCAAGAATGGACGGTCAATATCATACCAGACGACACTAAACCCAAATATGCATACATAAAACATTGTAACAGCGGCaagaaaaaacgacatttcaCAACAGAAATGAACGAGATAACACTACACGGTGATTTTGAGAATTACTACATATTGCCGGACGTTGATCCCTCTGTAGGAGTAGAAATAACAACCAGCTACGAGCCAGAGAGTTTCATTGTGGAGGAATATCCACATTTGGTCCTCGAAGAGAGGCCAAGGAAGTCTAGAGAGGAGAGAAAGAGAAAGAAAAAGTCCCCGTCAGTCCGGGAACAAGTGAAGCAAATTAAAACTGAGATTGGCGAGGACTGGGTGGTGGAAAATAACATATATGATCAAGATACGTCAGAGGATTATGATGATAAAAAGGCTGCTCGCGTGAGAaggaaaaataagaaataccTGGG tATCAATGGGCTTAAATGA
- the LOC123704644 gene encoding uncharacterized protein LOC123704644 isoform X1: MSAQKCVVEGCNLEYDVVCSFSFYNVNTTSDTDDKRQDWIEGAMQEESECLWRHVNLQLCGYHFELDAQGLWIDSPMLPELLTPQEQAAPAQQTPEQKKAADIIRIEHNYSMESCKKEPEAISRLNVRQLVDTLGYLSLKNLQKKQLWVVKVESDKAEASITQSEQVITKMPDPKQIIEIIPQTSTSHEQTEGEIDPNLQNQTEVLQIMDDGNISDNFIYEIAEEQEITMEEVKEIPASEHQEWTVNIIPDDTKPKYAYIKHCNSGKKKRHFTTEMNEITLHGDFENYYILPDVDPSVGVEITTSYEPESFIVEEYPHLVLEERPRKSREERKRKKKSPSVREQVKQIKTEIGEDWVVENNIYDQDTSEDYDDKKAARVRRKNKKYLGYDFVT; this comes from the exons ATGAGTGCTCAAAAATGCGTTGTAGAGGGCTGCAATTTGGAATATGATGTGGTCTGCAGCTTTTCCTTCTACAA tgtcAATACCACATCGGACACAGATGACAAACGACAGGACTGGATCGAGGGTGCTATGCAGGAGGAGAGCGAGTGCCTCTGGAGGCATGTTAACTTGCAGCTGTGCGG GTACCATTTCGAGTTAGACGCCCAAGGGCTATGGATCGACTCGCCGATGCTGCCCGAGCTGCTCACGCCGCAGGAACAAGCGGCGCCGGCGCAGCAAACGCCGGAGCAGAAGAAAG cgGCCGACATAATACGCATAGAACACAACTACAGTATGGAGTCGTGTAAAAAAGAGCCCGAGGCGATATCTCGCCTTAACGTGAGGCAACTCGTCGATACTTTGGGTTATCT aTCACTAAAGAACCTACAGAAGAAACAGCTGTGGGTTGTTAAAGTTGAGAGTGACAAAGCGGAGGCCTCCATCACACAGTCGGAGCAGGTGATCACTAAGATGCCCGATCCCAAGCAGATTATTGAG atcATACCGCAAACATCGACAAGCCACGAGCAAACAGAAGGCGAAATTGACCCGAATCTACAGAACCAAACCGAAGTCCTGCAAATAATGGACGACGGGAACATCTCCGATAATTTCATATACGAAATAGCTGAAGAACAAGAGATAACTATGGAGGAAGTAAAGGAAATTCCTGCGTCCGAACATCAAGAATGGACGGTCAATATCATACCAGACGACACTAAACCCAAATATGCATACATAAAACATTGTAACAGCGGCaagaaaaaacgacatttcaCAACAGAAATGAACGAGATAACACTACACGGTGATTTTGAGAATTACTACATATTGCCGGACGTTGATCCCTCTGTAGGAGTAGAAATAACAACCAGCTACGAGCCAGAGAGTTTCATTGTGGAGGAATATCCACATTTGGTCCTCGAAGAGAGGCCAAGGAAGTCTAGAGAGGAGAGAAAGAGAAAGAAAAAGTCCCCGTCAGTCCGGGAACAAGTGAAGCAAATTAAAACTGAGATTGGCGAGGACTGGGTGGTGGAAAATAACATATATGATCAAGATACGTCAGAGGATTATGATGATAAAAAGGCTGCTCGCGTGAGAaggaaaaataagaaataccTGGGGTACGACTTTGTCACTTAA